Proteins from one Cryptomeria japonica chromosome 4, Sugi_1.0, whole genome shotgun sequence genomic window:
- the LOC131077338 gene encoding protein TIME FOR COFFEE isoform X2 produces the protein MDRGRDSRRGGGGSGAGAVSGHVASRRRPRSGFKDSSAVCEEEEGLNESHDSTRLRERSSSAINNSNNHKKERSSLSSSKNKRRRPGLPERFHGGGRDRDRDRDNEEVDESSEESPVEEEEEDDDEPPHRPLPNPRRTTKFKSQWKVSEETIGVGLDSVPRKARSASVKRPHDSSSSAVLLTSVGVGVSDGSVHRRQKSPSPAGPSVVPASPSSSNASVKPGKRMKPIGTKPRPSKMVKMSSSISEREVEVAEVLFGLTRQFHNHHPAGETYAYSNANASKPDAKDSSNDGSVPPIYKVSSPLPSSSVVSSPISTSISPPPSSAALTLPHHSTSAPTPPTAPKKKRPRPAKPEEASSASVMRPPVSVSAALTTPSIASGARNDIESGYQHVKMETSSVNSEPDAFLPVINPKGITSVATTTCSSSISTTANQVSTPLAPSNQTDGFIASEKTAATKYADLKSITTEKTSEAKIPDLRTPTENIADGHSTDLKVIPNDKQGGANSADAKFVTNENTVEPKAVESHSDEKSQFDASEDFKKSMTDVSEDQPDQIVKKELDVPDSDLSSCPDKKMGIVNKLTQTPKAESIVEEKFKIDLMAPPEKSSFDTDDDSLPVAVSHVTAEVPEGTGVTVISEIMAVAVKEERQSNKWEEELKVEKTENKYDTRDEGGEKLLQKKPVIEQRGIDLQLDGENLDNVSNKLLPQKQSRTLINEPKIEKEEKSVSEGVMGSNVCASSSVVTSMPISMTVPGWPPLGYFAPAAANWAGASSLPGVLPIEGTNSTPAIQPPYILQKSRPSWKRCATHSYIAHFIECQLRMSRHSFWPPANFFASRQYNLNAPLPPSSEFINLGSSVSGTVSAASAGNNASVSRGLESVQDKSIGLTALSSKEKTSNYVDARRKQTSHQQATQQISSTSMQPGHGFVLSASQSGAVGGNSSTAGSIGNVGSLVKNSSTAVEAVPSAGAGPANSNLAGMSADAQYVTMLQNGYSFAIPHFGSPYGGASSHIGQQQAQFFNAPSYTTQLLHPPQSQPQPQSQRQGPQNPSTSSGSSSSQQHKQQFQGSRNFSSSQKQQQQGTPSPSPSNSQQQHHMPMTQARHIDREANNEGDSPSTADSRLPVSQKTFYSPASPTSSNYSATPTSLLAQGLPIQTQDLALFPPSGGKHNGKQQQPQFQYQVASGYNLQQLGNDPTFQMKFNLSPSQVQAFAMNQTSNILCVPPMAQGHAMITDPARHQIQVQAQQHAVQPGGTQPQHSGQMQRTQTISTGDGRNSIDSMSNASGRGRDDERKSTMKGGMGHSLHFSRFETENSANIHGSPTDGSLPAALVTNNIDSMSRTLNAIPSAGNGSRNSRPTSSSSQGSPHLPSTQQLNPNTKQTASRVKTMPSPNVLPSVTSAQITMPSYGGDRTPPNSNLSKFPASMSYQGQNMKQGQQSPQWKMSSRTPMPPTMAGVGASAQAIHAAEMKSSPQQGRNQHSNTNTGGSAVCSPQASFVTSSKNSGQAPMNSKNNCTPIVAPKLSSSTAPVVGSIPMSSSSPVSKSVGSPASRSPTGSKGPVSQQKPAVSTSNKKSSPVGSRNMPSVLGPSNVSQSSSGKSGQQQYQQQSMPAMASGQSVNLKNQQYLNQPHCNQQPLIFQHTQYLSQQAVQQSQHSAQTAHQVTGFHQKQQLPGSNSPQPAFNTAHLRQQVGQQQQMQLASSASSTPSMFPLGTLTLGGTSGGSSKANPSVSLGGNSKGNMMLHAQCSGQQQLGNTRAMLASSYMQAMSSKSSDQRVVADVLSQEPINGNRMLQNSANLCSSAGQNRSPFNTSPQAASIHVPPGSLKKSGGSAVENLNSGGLSLSMAPSSSVRTNPGPTGSGSVGQNSAGMHSNQMPPMSIHQPPVPLAGGPATSASPGLHGQTAASVVQP, from the exons ATGGATAGAGGTAGAGATAGTAGGAGGGGAGGAGGAGGAAGTGGTGCAGGGGCGGTATCTGGTCATGTGGCGTCACGTAGGAGGCCTAGAAGCGGGTTCAAGGATTCATCAG CGGTCTGTGAGGAGGAGGAAGGATTGAACGAGTCTCATGATTCTACAAGGTTGCGGGAAAGATCTAGCAGTGCTATCAATAACAGTAATAATCACAAGAAGGAGCGAAGTAGTTTGTCTTCAAGCAAAAACAAGAGAAGGCGGCCTGGATTGCCTGAGCGCTTCCATGGCGGCGGTAGAGatagggatagagatagagataatgaGGAAGTAGATGAAAGTAGTGAAGAAAGTCCAgtggaagaggaagaggaggacgATGATGAGCCTCCTCATCGCCCTCTCCCTAATCCCAGAAGGACAACAAAGTTTAAGTCGCAATGGAAG gtttccgaagaAACGATTGGTGTCGGTCTTGATTCGGTCCCTCGGAAAGCTCGGTCAG CATCTGTGAAGAGGCCACATGATTCATCATCATCGGCAGTATTGTTAACATCAGTAGGAGTAGGAGTCTCAGATGGTAGTGTACATCGTCGCCAGAAGTCTCCGTCTCCTGCTGGGCCAAGTGTAGTTCCGGCCTCTCCTTCGTCTTCAAATGCATCAGTGAAGCCTGGGAAGAGAATG AAGCCAATTGGGACGAAGCCTCGGCCATCGAAAATGGTAAAG ATGTCCAGCTCAATATCTGAACGGGAAGTAGAAGTTGCGGAGGTGTTGTTTGGACTGACAAGGCAATTCCATAATCATCACCCAGCTGGAGAAACCTATGCATATTCAAATGCAAATGCATCCAAGCCTGATGCAAAGGATTCCTCAAACGATGGATCGGTTCCTCCCATTTACAAAGTCTCTTCCCCATTACCCTCTTCTTCAGTTGTTTCTTCACCCATTTCTACTTCTAtttctcctcctccatcatctgCAGCATTGACATTACCACATCATTCCACCTCAGCTCCAACACCCCCGACGG CTCCCAAGAAAAAACGGCCTCGACCGGCAAAGCCAGAAGAAGCAAGTTCTGCGAGTGTGATGAGACCTCCAGTATCTGTCTCAGCCGCTTTGACGACGCCAAGTATTGCTTCTGGGGCAAGGAATGATATTGAGTCCGGCTATCAACATGTCAAAATGGAAACTTCTTCTGTGAACTCGGAGCCTGACGCGTTTTTACCTGTGATTAACCCCAAGGGAATCACGTCTGTCGCTaccacaacttgttcatcttcaATTTCTACAACTGCCAATCAAGTTTCCACTCCACTGGCGCCTTCAAATCAGACTGATGGGTTTATTGCTAGCGAGAAGACAGCAGCCACTAAATATGCAGATTTGAAATCAATTACAACTGAAAAGACATCAGAAGCTAAAATTCCAGATCTTAGAACGCCAACCGAGAATATAGCAGATGGTCATAGTACCGATTTGAAGGTAATTCCAAATGACAAGCAAGGAGGAGCTAACAGTGCAGATGCTAAGTTTGTGACAAACGAGAATACTGTAGAACCTAAAGCAGTAGAAAGTCACTCAGATGAAAAGAGTCAATTTGATGCATCCGAAGATTTTAAAAAGTCAATGACTGATGTCTCTGAAGATCAACCTGATCAAATTGTGAAGAAAGAACTTGATGTGCCCGATTCTGATTTGTCCTCTTGTCCAGATAAGAAAATGGGGATTGTAAATAA GCTCACTCAGACTCCCAAAGCTGAAAGCATTGTTGAGGAAAAGTTCAAGATTGATCTCATG GCACCTCCCGAAAAGTCTTCTTTTGATACAGACGATGACAGCTTACCTGTTGCTGTCAGCCATGTTACTGCTGAAGTACCAGAAGGAACT GGAGTTACTGTTATCTCAGAAATCATGGCAGTCGCGGTAAAGGAAGAAAGGCAATCGAACAAGTGGGAAGAGGAGTTGAAGGTAGAAAAGACAGAAAATAAATATGACACGAGAGATGAGGGAGGAGAGAAACTCTTGCAGAAGAAGCCTGTTATAGAACAGAGAGGAATTGACTTGCAATTGGATGGAGAAAATTTGGACAACGTTTCAAATAAACTTTTACCACAGAAGCAAAGCAGAACACTGATAAATGAGCCAAAAATAGAAAAGGAAGAAAAATCTG TTTCAGAAGGTGTGATGGGATCAAATGTTTGTGCCTCTTCAAGTGTAGTTACTTCAATGCCTATATCCATGACAGTTCCAGGCTGGCCTCCTCTTGG ATATTTTGCACCGGCTGCTGCTAATTGGGCTGGTGCTTCATCACTTCCAGGAGTCTTGCCTATTGAAGGGACCAATTCAACTCCGGCAATACAG CCTCCCTATATTTTGCAGAAGTCTCGTCCATCGTGGAAGAGATGTGCTACTCATTCATACATAGCTCATTTTATTGAATGCCAATTACGGATGAGTCGCCATTCTTTCTGGCCTCCGGCCAATTTTTTTGCCTCTAGACAATACAATTTGAATGCACCTTTGCCACCTTCATCTGAGTTTATCAATTTGGGCAGTTCAGTCTCAGGAACTGTTTCTGCTGCAAGTGCTGGAAATAATGCATCAGTCAGCCGTGGCTTGGAGTCTGTGCAGGACAAAAGCATCGGATTGACTGCTTTGAGTTCTAAGGAAAAGACTTCCAACTATGTGGATGCTAGAAGGAAACAAACTTCACATCAGCAGGCAACCCAGCAGATAAGTTCCACTTCAATGCAG CCTGGACATGGTTTTGTTTTGTCTGCTTCACAGTCTGGAGCTGTAGGAGGAAACTCTAGCACTGCTGGAAGCATTGGTAATGTTGGCTCCTTAGTGAAGAACAGCAGCACGGCAGTAGAAGCTGTTCCAAGTGCTGGGGCTGGGCCAGCTAATAGCAACCTAGCAGGCATGAGTGCAGATGCCCAATATGTGACTATGCTACAAAATGGCTATTCCTTTGCTATTCCACATTTTGGGTCACCTTATGGTGGAGCGTCCAGTCACATTGGACAACAGCAAGCTCAGTTTTTCAACGCTCCTAGTTATACAACACAGTTATTGCATCCTCCTCAATCCCAACCTCAACCTCAGTCTCAGCGGCAGGGCCCACAAAATCCTAGTACATCCAGTGGGTCATCATCATCGCAGCAGCATAAACAACAATTTCAAGGTTCACGGAATTTTTCTTCATCACAAAAGCAGCAGCAGCAAGGAACACCATCACCCTCTCCATCAAATTCTCAGCAGCAACACCATATGCCTATGACACAAGCTCGTCATATTGACCGGGAGGCCAACAACGAGGGAGATAGTCCCTCAACTGCTGATAGCAGACTTCCAGTATCTCAAAAGACTTTTTATAGCCCAGCGTCACCAACCAGCTCAAATTACAGTGCCACCCCCACATCTTTACTTGCTCAAGGTCTGCCAATACAAACTCAAGATTTAGCTCTATTCCCTCCCTCGGGAGGAAAGCATAATGGCAAGCAGCAGCAACCACAATTTCAGTATCAGGTAGCTTCAGGATACAACTTACAGCAACTTGGAAATGACCCAACTTTTCAAATGAAATTCAATCTCAGTCCATCTCAGGTTCAGGCATTTGCAATGAACCAAACTTCTAATATTTTATGCGTTCCTCCTATGGCACAAGGCCATGCAATGATAACAGACCCTGCAAGGCACCAAATTCAAGTCCAGGCTCAACAACATGCAGTTCAACCTGGTGGTACACAACCACAGCATTCCGGGCAAATGCAGAGAACTCAAACAATTAGTACTGGTGATGGAAGAAATAGCATTGATTCAATGAGCAATGCTAGTGGTAGGGGGCGTGATGATGAACGGAAGTCAACCATGAAGGGTGGAATGGGTCATTCACTGCATTTTTCCAGGTTTGAGACTGAGAATTCCGCTAACATTCATGGATCCCCAACAGATGGCAGCCTTCCCGCTGCTCTTGTTACAAATAACATTGACAGCATGAGTAGAACACTGAATGCAATTCCTTCTGCTGGAAATGGAAGCCGAAACTCTCGTCCCACTAGCAGTTCTTCCCAAGGCAGTCCCCATCTGCCCTCTACTCAACAGTTGAACCCGAATACTAAGCAGACTGCAAGCCGTGTTAAAACCATGCCTAGCCCAAATGTACTACCATCAGTAACTTCAGCACAGATCACAATGCCTAGTTATGGAGGAGATCGAACTCCACCGAATTCCAATCTCAGCAAGTTTCCGGCATCTATGTCATATCAAGGCCAAAATATGAAGCAGGGGCAACAGTCTCCTCAGTGGAAGATGTCTTCAAGAACGCCCATGCCCCCAACTATGGCTGGTGTTGGTGCTTCAGCACAAGCTATTCATGCTGCAGAAATGAAAAGTTCCCCTCAGCAAGGAAGGAATCAGCATAGCAATACCAATACAGGGGGTAGTGCAGTTTGCTCACCTCAAGCTTCATTTGTTACAAGCTCAAAGAATTCTGGACAAGCACCAATGAATTCAAAGAATAATTGTACTCCTATAGTAGCTCCAAAGTTGTCCTCATCAACTGCTCCAGTAGTTGGATCAATTCCCATGTCTTCGTCCTCTCCGGTTTCAAAGTCTGTTGGGAGTCCTGCATCAAGGAGCCCAACTGGGAGCAAAGGACCCGTCTCACAACAGAAACCTGCTGTTTCCACCTCTAACAAAAAGTCCTCTCCTGTTGGAAGCAGAAATATGCCATCTGTTTTGGGGCCTTCAAATGTATCTCAAAGCTCATCAGGGAAATCTGGACAACAGCAATATCAGCAACAATCAATGCCTGCAATGGCATCTGGGCAGTCGGTTAATCTAAAGAACCAGCAGTATCTTAACCAACCTCATTGCAATCAGCAGCCGCTTATTTTTCAACATACTCAGTATCTGTCGCAACAGGCAGTACAGCAATCCCAGCATTCAGCTCAAACTGCTCATCAAGTGACAGGATTTCATCAAAAACAGCAATTGCCTGGATCAAATTCTCCACAACCAGCTTTCAACACTGCTCATCTGCGTCAACAAGTAGGTCAGCAGCAGCAAATGCAATTGGCTTCATCAGCCTCATCTACTCCCAGTATGTTTCCTCTAGGAACTTTGACATTGGGCGGTACCTCTGGTGGCTCTTCAAAAGCCAATCCCAGTGTATCTCTTGGAGGGAATAGTAAAGGAAATATGATGCTACATGCACAGTGTAGTGGTCAACAGCAGCTGGGGAATACGCGTGCAATGTTGGCTTCTTCATATATGCAGGCGATGTCATCAAAGTCTTCAGATCAAAGAGTTGTGGCAG ATGTCTTAAGTCAAGAACCAATCAATGGAAATCGAATGCTACAGAACTCAGCTAATTTATGTTCATCTGCTGGTCAGAACAGAAGTCCTTTCAATACATCTCCTCAGGCAGCTTCCATTCATGTGCCTCCAGGAAGCCTCAAAAAATCAGGAGGCAGTGCTGTAGAAAACTTGAACTCGGGTGGCCTCAGCCTGTCTATGGCACCATCCTCTAGCGTTCGAACTAATCCTGGACCAACAGGCAGTGGGAGTGTTGGGCAAAATTCAGCTGGTATGCATTCAAATCAAATGCCTCCGATGTCTATCCACCAGCCTCCAGTTCCCTTAGCTGGAGGACCTGCAACAAGTGCTTCCCCTGGATTACATGGGCAAACAGCAGCAAGTGTGGTGCAACCATGA